In Halichondria panicea chromosome 13, odHalPani1.1, whole genome shotgun sequence, one genomic interval encodes:
- the LOC135346029 gene encoding late histone H2B.2.1-like, which produces MPGKVASKKGEKKAAVKSKPAGEKKTRRKSRKESYSIYIYKVLKQVHPDTGISSKAMSIMNSFVNDIFERVATEASRLAHYNKKHTISSREIQTAVRLHLPGELSKHAVSEGTKAVTKYTSSK; this is translated from the coding sequence ATGCCTGGAAAAGTCGCATCCAAGAAGGGAGAGAAGAAGGCTGCCGTGAAGAGCAAGCCCGCTGGAGAGAAGAAGACCCGAAGAAAGTCTCGCAAAGAGAGCTACTCTATCTACATCTACAAAGTCCTGAAGCAAGTCCACCCCGACACTGGTATCTCTTCCAAGGCCATGAGCATCATGAACTCGTTTGTGAATGACATATTCGAGAGAGTTGCCACTGAAGCTTCCCGACTGGCTCACTACAACAAGAAGCACACCATCTCGAGCAGGGAAATCCAGACTGCTGTCAGACTTCATCTCCCTGGAGAGCTGTCCAAGCATGCTGTATCTGAGGGCACCAAGGCTGTCACCAAGTACACCAGTAGCAAATAA